The following coding sequences are from one Streptomyces sp. NBC_00536 window:
- the dusB gene encoding tRNA dihydrouridine synthase DusB: MTTLPPPLAIGPHTVQPPVVLAPMAGITNAPFRTLCREFSGGKGLFVSEMITTRALVERNEKTMQLIHFDESEKPRSIQLYGVDPGTVGKAVRMIVEEDRADHIDLNFGCPVPKVTRKGGGSALPYKRNLLRAILREAVAGAGDLPVTMKMRKGINDDHLTYLDAGRIAVEEGITAIALHGRTTAQHYGGTADWEAIARLKEHVPEIPVLGNGDIWCAEDALRMVRETGCDGVVVGRGCLGRPWLFNDLVAAFEGRPEDFHKPTLREVAATMHRHAQLLGEWIGDEARGVIDFRKHVAWYTKGFSVGSEMRQKLAVTSSLAELDAHLSELDLDQPWPESADGPRGRTSGNNRVVLPEGWLKDPYDCAGVSEEAELDTSGG; the protein is encoded by the coding sequence ATGACCACGCTCCCCCCGCCCCTCGCGATCGGCCCGCACACCGTGCAGCCCCCGGTGGTGCTCGCGCCGATGGCCGGCATCACCAACGCCCCGTTCCGCACCCTCTGCCGCGAGTTCTCGGGCGGCAAGGGGCTCTTCGTGAGCGAGATGATCACGACGCGCGCGCTGGTCGAGCGCAACGAGAAGACCATGCAGCTGATCCACTTCGACGAGAGCGAGAAGCCCCGCTCGATACAGCTGTACGGAGTCGACCCCGGCACGGTCGGCAAGGCGGTCCGCATGATCGTCGAGGAGGACCGCGCCGACCACATCGACCTGAACTTCGGCTGCCCGGTCCCCAAGGTGACCCGCAAGGGCGGCGGCTCGGCCCTCCCGTACAAGCGGAACCTGCTGCGCGCGATCCTGCGCGAGGCGGTCGCGGGCGCCGGTGACCTGCCGGTGACGATGAAGATGCGCAAGGGCATCAACGACGACCACCTCACCTACCTCGACGCCGGCCGGATCGCCGTCGAGGAGGGCATCACCGCGATCGCGCTGCACGGACGCACCACCGCCCAGCACTACGGCGGCACCGCCGACTGGGAGGCCATCGCGCGCCTCAAGGAGCACGTGCCGGAGATCCCCGTGCTGGGCAACGGCGACATCTGGTGCGCCGAGGACGCGCTGCGCATGGTCCGCGAGACGGGCTGCGACGGCGTGGTCGTCGGGCGCGGCTGCCTGGGGCGGCCGTGGCTGTTCAACGACCTGGTGGCGGCCTTCGAGGGACGTCCCGAGGACTTCCACAAGCCGACGCTGCGCGAGGTCGCGGCCACCATGCACCGGCACGCGCAGCTGCTGGGGGAGTGGATCGGCGACGAGGCGCGCGGGGTGATCGACTTCCGTAAGCACGTGGCCTGGTACACCAAGGGCTTCTCGGTGGGTTCGGAGATGCGGCAGAAGCTGGCCGTGACCTCCTCCCTGGCCGAGCTGGATGCTCATCTGAGCGAGCTGGACCTGGACCAGCCGTGGCCGGAGAGCGCGGACGGCCCGCGCGGCCGGACGTCCGGAAACAACCGGGTTGTCCTCCCTGAAGGCTGGCTCAAGGATCCCTACGACTGCGCAGGGGTGAGCGAGGAAGCCGAGCTGGACACCTCCGGCGGCTGA
- a CDS encoding MFS transporter, translated as MHDVSPRRRLLILAICCMSLLIVSLDNTVLNVALPAMRRELDATVAGMQWTIDAYTLVLASLLMLAGSTGDRIGRRKVFTAGLVLFTAGSLLCSLAPSLQWLIVFRMIQAVGGSMLNPVAMSIITNTFTDPKERARAIGVWGAVVGISMAAGPLIGGLLVDSVGWRSIFWVNLPVGLLALVLTLRYVPESRADRPRRPDPVGQLLVMALLGSLTYGIIEAPDAGWTSPLILGCAVLAAAALAGLLVYEPRRPEPLIDPRFFRSAPFSGATVIAVSAFAALSGFLFLNTLYLQEVRGLSALHAGLYMLPMAALTFLFAPLSGRLVGARGPRLPLLVAGVTMAASGLLFAAFDAASSTALLFTGYVLFGLGFGMVNAPITNTAVSGMPRAQAGVAAAVASTSRQTGGTLGVAVIGAVLAAGLGGHAYTAKAFADAARPAWWIITACGLAVLVVGLMTSGRWARATAVRTSRTLEKVPAS; from the coding sequence ATGCACGACGTGAGCCCCAGGCGCCGCCTCCTGATCCTGGCCATCTGCTGCATGAGCCTGCTGATCGTGAGCCTCGACAACACCGTCCTGAACGTCGCCCTGCCCGCCATGCGCCGCGAGCTGGACGCCACGGTCGCCGGGATGCAGTGGACGATCGACGCGTACACGCTGGTCCTGGCCTCGCTGCTGATGCTCGCGGGCTCCACCGGCGACCGGATCGGCCGCCGCAAGGTCTTCACGGCCGGGCTCGTCCTCTTCACCGCCGGTTCGCTGCTGTGCTCACTGGCCCCCAGCCTCCAGTGGCTGATCGTCTTCCGCATGATCCAGGCCGTCGGCGGCTCGATGCTCAACCCGGTCGCGATGTCGATCATCACCAACACCTTCACCGACCCGAAGGAACGCGCCCGCGCCATCGGCGTCTGGGGCGCCGTCGTCGGCATCTCCATGGCCGCGGGCCCACTGATCGGCGGACTGCTCGTCGACTCCGTCGGCTGGCGGTCGATCTTCTGGGTCAACCTCCCGGTCGGACTCCTCGCCCTGGTACTGACCCTGCGCTACGTCCCCGAGTCGCGCGCCGACCGGCCCCGCCGCCCGGACCCGGTCGGCCAGCTGCTCGTCATGGCCCTGCTCGGCTCCCTCACTTACGGGATCATCGAGGCCCCCGATGCGGGCTGGACCTCCCCGCTGATCCTCGGCTGCGCGGTGCTGGCCGCCGCCGCGCTGGCCGGGCTGCTCGTCTACGAGCCCCGGCGGCCCGAACCGCTGATCGACCCCCGGTTCTTCCGGAGCGCGCCCTTCAGCGGAGCCACCGTGATCGCGGTCAGCGCCTTCGCCGCACTGTCCGGGTTCCTCTTCCTCAACACCCTCTACCTCCAGGAGGTGCGCGGGCTGAGCGCCCTGCACGCCGGGCTCTACATGCTCCCCATGGCCGCGCTGACCTTCCTCTTCGCCCCGCTGTCGGGACGGCTGGTGGGCGCGCGCGGGCCCCGGCTGCCGCTGCTGGTCGCGGGGGTCACCATGGCCGCGAGCGGGCTGCTGTTCGCCGCCTTCGACGCCGCCTCCTCGACGGCGCTGCTGTTCACCGGCTACGTCCTCTTCGGGCTCGGCTTCGGCATGGTCAACGCGCCCATCACCAACACCGCCGTCTCCGGGATGCCCCGCGCCCAGGCCGGGGTGGCGGCCGCGGTCGCCTCCACCAGCAGGCAGACGGGCGGCACCCTGGGCGTCGCGGTCATCGGCGCGGTCCTCGCGGCCGGGCTGGGCGGGCACGCGTACACGGCGAAGGCCTTCGCGGACGCGGCCCGGCCCGCCTGGTGGATCATCACGGCCTGCGGGCTGGCGGTCCTGGTGGTGGGCCTGATGACGAGCGGCCGCTGGGCCCGCGCCACGGCCGTACGGACCTCGCGCACGCTGGAGAAGGTCCCCGCCTCCTGA
- a CDS encoding MarR family winged helix-turn-helix transcriptional regulator produces MTAQDAQPGRDVQNGRDPAQRLGMLLAWHGSATEARMRRALSAAGLTPRHAMTLMHLEAGPVSQRALAERLEVDPSVLVGLLNDLEGGALVERRRDPADRRRHNVAITPAGSAALRTTDAALDAVEQVLFAGLSEPERDVLRDLLGRIDTNAEDFTCGE; encoded by the coding sequence ATGACCGCACAGGACGCACAGCCGGGCCGGGACGTCCAGAACGGCCGCGACCCGGCGCAGCGCCTGGGGATGCTGCTCGCCTGGCACGGTTCGGCCACGGAGGCCCGCATGCGGCGCGCGCTCAGTGCCGCCGGACTCACCCCGCGGCACGCCATGACCCTCATGCACCTGGAAGCGGGCCCCGTCAGCCAGCGGGCCCTCGCCGAGCGGCTGGAGGTGGACCCGAGCGTCCTGGTCGGCCTCCTCAACGACCTGGAGGGCGGGGCCCTGGTGGAGCGCCGCCGGGACCCGGCCGACCGGCGCCGCCACAACGTGGCCATCACACCGGCCGGTTCCGCCGCGCTCCGCACCACGGACGCCGCGCTCGACGCCGTGGAGCAGGTGCTCTTCGCGGGGCTCTCGGAGCCGGAGCGCGACGTCCTGCGCGACCTGCTCGGCCGGATCGACACGAACGCCGAAGACTTCACCTGCGGCGAGTAG
- a CDS encoding DoxX family protein, with protein MFIAYLAIATLLTLALTFSAVFTARRAEPVISNMRAVAVPDSWLPGLAAAKAAGAAGLVIGFWIAPLGMAAAVGLALYFVGAVATHVRVKHYAFAPAAVLLMLSVASLLLRIASA; from the coding sequence ATGTTCATCGCGTACCTCGCCATCGCCACCCTCCTCACCCTCGCCCTCACCTTCTCCGCGGTGTTCACCGCCCGCCGCGCCGAACCGGTGATCTCGAACATGCGGGCCGTCGCGGTCCCCGATTCCTGGCTGCCCGGGCTCGCCGCGGCGAAGGCCGCCGGCGCGGCCGGCCTCGTCATCGGATTCTGGATCGCACCCCTGGGCATGGCAGCCGCAGTCGGCCTGGCCCTCTACTTCGTCGGCGCCGTCGCCACCCACGTGCGGGTCAAGCACTACGCGTTCGCCCCGGCCGCCGTGCTCCTGATGCTCTCGGTCGCCTCGCTGTTGCTGCGCATCGCGTCGGCGTGA
- a CDS encoding aldo/keto reductase: MTTNENTHPSHSTHPIRRRTLGTTGPSVHPLGLGCMGMSALYGEADRAESIATIHAALDAGVTLLDTGDFYGMGHNELLINEALRTAPAAAREQALTSVKFGALRTVEGGFTGYDGRPAAVKNFLAYSLQRLGRDHIDIYRIARVDPDVPIEETVGAIAEAVQAGHVRHIGLSEVGADTLRRAAAVAPISDLQIEYSLISRGIEEEILPTARELGIGITAYGVLSRGLISGHFTRDRALAPGDFRGMSPRFQGDNLDRNLDLVDALRKVADDKGVSVAQTAIAWVLSRGEDIVPLVGARRRDRLVEALGALDTVLTPADLAAIEAAVPAGAAAGERYPAAQMAHLDSEH; encoded by the coding sequence ATGACGACGAACGAGAACACACACCCCTCCCACTCCACCCACCCCATTCGCCGGCGCACCCTCGGCACCACCGGCCCGTCCGTGCACCCGCTGGGTCTCGGCTGCATGGGGATGTCCGCCCTGTACGGCGAGGCCGACCGGGCCGAGTCCATCGCCACGATCCACGCCGCCCTCGACGCGGGCGTCACCCTGCTGGACACCGGCGACTTCTACGGCATGGGGCACAACGAACTCCTGATCAACGAAGCCCTGCGGACCGCCCCGGCCGCCGCCCGCGAGCAGGCCCTCACCAGCGTCAAGTTCGGCGCCCTGCGCACGGTCGAGGGCGGCTTCACCGGTTACGACGGGCGTCCGGCGGCCGTGAAGAACTTCCTGGCCTACTCCCTCCAGCGGCTGGGCCGGGACCACATCGACATCTACCGCATCGCCCGCGTGGACCCCGACGTCCCGATCGAGGAGACCGTCGGGGCCATAGCCGAAGCCGTCCAGGCCGGGCACGTCCGGCACATCGGGCTCTCCGAGGTCGGCGCGGACACCCTGCGCCGGGCCGCCGCGGTCGCGCCGATCTCCGACCTCCAGATCGAGTACTCCCTGATCTCGCGCGGCATCGAGGAGGAGATCCTGCCCACCGCCCGCGAGCTGGGCATCGGCATCACGGCGTACGGGGTGCTCTCCCGAGGTCTGATCAGCGGCCACTTCACCCGCGACCGGGCGCTCGCCCCCGGTGACTTCCGCGGGATGAGCCCCCGCTTCCAGGGGGACAACCTGGACCGCAATCTCGACCTGGTCGACGCGCTGCGCAAGGTGGCCGACGACAAGGGCGTGAGCGTGGCGCAGACCGCCATCGCCTGGGTGCTCTCGCGCGGCGAGGACATCGTCCCGCTGGTGGGCGCGCGCCGCCGGGACCGGCTGGTGGAGGCCCTGGGCGCGCTGGACACCGTCCTCACCCCGGCCGACCTGGCCGCCATCGAGGCGGCCGTCCCCGCCGGAGCGGCGGCGGGCGAGCGCTATCCGGCGGCGCAGATGGCCCACCTCGACAGTGAACACTGA
- a CDS encoding TetR/AcrR family transcriptional regulator codes for MPPAAAEPLTPERILEATEEVLRRFGPTKATVVDVARALGVSHGSVYRHFPSKSALREAVTDRWLARNVVMLEEIASAPTGTGPSKLEAWLDALFATKRRKAGDDPELFATYTVLLAENSGVVDHHLTQLIAQLTRIIAEGVAAGSLVAPDAPAAARAVFDATGRFHDPQYAAEWLSPTITTEFEAVTALIVRGLRA; via the coding sequence ATGCCCCCCGCAGCTGCTGAACCCCTGACCCCCGAGCGCATCCTCGAAGCCACCGAGGAGGTGCTGCGCCGCTTCGGCCCCACGAAAGCGACCGTGGTGGACGTGGCACGCGCCCTGGGCGTCAGCCACGGCAGTGTCTACCGGCACTTCCCGTCGAAGTCCGCGCTGCGCGAGGCGGTCACCGACCGCTGGCTCGCGCGGAACGTGGTGATGCTGGAGGAGATCGCCTCGGCGCCCACCGGGACCGGGCCCTCCAAGCTGGAGGCATGGCTCGATGCGCTCTTCGCGACCAAGCGGCGCAAGGCGGGGGACGACCCGGAGCTGTTCGCGACCTACACGGTGCTGCTCGCCGAGAACAGCGGGGTGGTGGACCACCATCTGACCCAGCTGATCGCCCAGCTGACCCGGATCATCGCGGAGGGCGTGGCCGCCGGATCGCTGGTCGCGCCGGACGCGCCGGCGGCCGCCCGCGCCGTCTTCGACGCCACCGGCCGCTTCCACGACCCGCAGTACGCGGCGGAGTGGCTCTCGCCGACCATCACCACGGAGTTCGAAGCCGTCACCGCGCTCATCGTCCGGGGGCTGCGCGCGTAG
- a CDS encoding VC0807 family protein yields the protein MSVQETPTAPAVPAAPPARSGRAAAIGWIVTIVFNLVLPIVTYNVLTGRGWTEFSALLLSGVWPVAESLVSLAWRRHIDEFAVVTLVFLAITALVTLVGTHSARALLIKDSGVTGLFGALCIATLLAPRPLMFYFGRKFGTDGTPEGVAYFNGLWQFPDFRKAMRRMTAVWGIAYLVEAVLRLVLAYALSTGTMVVLSPVLIYAFLVSLIFWTIRYSKRSQAEGQAKAAARAAAAAEAAAGAGTGPVTA from the coding sequence TTGTCCGTTCAGGAAACACCGACAGCACCGGCAGTACCGGCCGCACCACCCGCCCGCTCGGGCCGGGCGGCCGCGATCGGCTGGATCGTGACCATCGTCTTCAACCTGGTCCTACCGATCGTCACCTACAACGTCCTCACCGGGCGGGGCTGGACCGAGTTCTCCGCGCTGCTGCTCAGTGGCGTCTGGCCGGTGGCCGAGTCCCTCGTCTCGCTCGCCTGGCGCCGCCACATCGACGAGTTCGCCGTCGTCACCCTGGTGTTCCTGGCGATCACCGCCCTGGTCACCCTGGTCGGCACCCACTCCGCCCGCGCCCTGCTCATCAAGGACTCGGGCGTCACCGGGCTGTTCGGCGCGCTGTGCATCGCCACGCTGCTGGCGCCGCGGCCGCTGATGTTCTACTTCGGCCGCAAGTTCGGCACCGACGGCACCCCCGAGGGCGTGGCGTACTTCAACGGCCTCTGGCAGTTCCCCGACTTCCGCAAGGCGATGAGGCGGATGACGGCCGTCTGGGGCATCGCGTACCTGGTCGAGGCCGTGCTGCGGCTGGTGCTGGCGTACGCGCTGAGCACCGGCACCATGGTGGTCCTCAGTCCGGTCCTGATCTACGCCTTCCTCGTGTCGCTGATCTTCTGGACCATCCGCTACTCGAAGCGGAGCCAGGCCGAGGGCCAGGCCAAGGCCGCGGCGCGGGCGGCCGCGGCGGCCGAGGCGGCGGCCGGAGCGGGAACCGGTCCGGTCACCGCCTGA
- a CDS encoding glycine--tRNA ligase, whose product MAADKIETIVSLSKRRGFVYPCSEIYGGSRAAWDYGPLGVELKENIKRQWWRAMVTGREDIVGLDSSVILAREVWEASGHVATFSDPLTECTSCHKRYRADHLEEAYEAKHNRLPANGLADINCPNCGNKGQFTEPKQFSGMLQTHLGPTQDAGSVAYLRPETAQGIFTNFAQVQTTSRKKPPFGIAQMGKSFRNEITPGNFIFRTREFEQMEMEFFVKPGEDEQWQEYWMQERWNWYRDLGLREENIRWYDHPKDKLSHYSKRTADIEYRFNFGGNEFSELEGVANRTDFDLKAHSAASGQDLTYFDQESGERYTPYVIEPAAGVNRAMLAFMLDAYNEDEAPNAKGVMEKRTVMRLDPRLAPVKVAVLPLSRNAQLSPKAKGLAADLRKNWNIEFDDAGAIGRRYRRQDEIGTPFCVTVDFDTLDDNAVTVRERDTMKQERVSLDQIQSYLGSRLLGC is encoded by the coding sequence GTGGCCGCCGACAAGATCGAAACCATCGTCAGCCTGAGCAAGCGCCGTGGCTTCGTTTACCCGTGCAGTGAGATCTACGGCGGCTCCAGGGCTGCCTGGGACTACGGCCCGCTCGGTGTCGAGCTGAAGGAGAACATCAAGCGTCAGTGGTGGCGCGCGATGGTCACCGGCCGTGAGGACATCGTCGGCCTCGACTCCTCCGTGATCCTGGCCCGTGAGGTCTGGGAGGCCTCGGGCCACGTGGCGACCTTCTCGGACCCGCTGACCGAGTGCACGTCCTGCCACAAGCGTTACCGCGCCGACCACCTGGAAGAGGCGTACGAGGCCAAGCACAACCGCCTCCCCGCCAACGGCCTGGCCGACATCAACTGCCCGAACTGCGGCAACAAGGGCCAGTTCACCGAGCCCAAGCAGTTCTCGGGCATGCTCCAGACGCACCTCGGCCCGACCCAGGACGCCGGTTCCGTCGCGTACCTGCGCCCGGAGACCGCCCAGGGCATCTTCACCAACTTCGCCCAGGTGCAGACGACTTCCCGCAAGAAGCCCCCGTTCGGCATCGCCCAGATGGGCAAGTCCTTCCGCAACGAGATCACGCCGGGCAACTTCATCTTCCGCACGCGCGAGTTCGAGCAGATGGAGATGGAGTTCTTCGTCAAGCCGGGCGAGGACGAGCAGTGGCAGGAGTACTGGATGCAGGAGCGGTGGAACTGGTACCGCGACCTGGGTCTCCGCGAGGAGAACATCCGCTGGTACGACCACCCGAAGGACAAGCTGTCCCACTACTCGAAGCGCACCGCCGACATCGAGTACCGCTTCAACTTCGGTGGCAACGAGTTCTCCGAGCTGGAGGGTGTGGCCAACCGCACCGACTTCGACCTCAAGGCGCACTCCGCGGCCTCCGGTCAGGACCTCACCTACTTCGACCAGGAGTCCGGTGAGCGCTACACCCCGTACGTGATCGAGCCGGCGGCCGGTGTCAACCGCGCCATGCTCGCCTTCATGCTCGACGCGTACAACGAGGACGAGGCCCCGAACGCCAAGGGCGTCATGGAGAAGCGCACCGTGATGCGCCTCGACCCGCGCCTGGCCCCGGTCAAGGTCGCCGTCCTGCCGCTGTCCCGCAACGCGCAGCTGTCGCCGAAGGCCAAGGGCCTCGCCGCCGACCTGCGCAAGAACTGGAACATCGAGTTCGACGACGCGGGCGCCATCGGCCGCCGCTACCGCCGCCAGGACGAGATCGGTACGCCGTTCTGCGTGACCGTCGACTTCGACACCCTGGACGACAACGCGGTGACCGTGCGCGAGCGCGACACCATGAAGCAGGAGCGCGTCTCCCTGGACCAGATCCAGAGCTACCTCGGCAGCCGTCTGCTCGGCTGCTAG
- a CDS encoding metal ABC transporter substrate-binding protein — MNVRRLIPTAALAAAVALAATALTACSGASAAGGGKDGKLDVTASFYPMQFLAEQIGQDHVKVTSLTKPGVEPHDLEITPQQTAKLGESDLVLYLKSLQPAVDKAVAQTPAKNVVDAATLTKLEVHGSSGHDHAEGDAGHDHSHDESGLDPHVWLDPVKYAEIAKGVGAALEKADPGHAADYKKNTDDLVAKLGALDTEFKDGLKNTASKTFITTHSAFGYLSERYGLDQEGIAGVDPESEPTPARMKELQALAKKDNVTTVFFEALASDKTAKTLARDTGLKTDVLDPLEGITDTSQGADYFAIMRSNLKNLQKALGNK, encoded by the coding sequence ATGAACGTACGACGCCTCATACCCACCGCCGCCCTCGCCGCCGCCGTCGCCCTCGCCGCCACGGCCCTGACCGCCTGCTCCGGCGCCTCCGCGGCGGGCGGCGGCAAGGACGGCAAGCTCGACGTGACGGCGTCGTTCTACCCGATGCAGTTCCTCGCCGAGCAGATCGGCCAGGACCACGTGAAGGTCACCTCGCTGACCAAGCCGGGCGTCGAACCCCACGACCTGGAGATAACCCCCCAGCAGACCGCCAAGCTGGGCGAATCCGACCTGGTCCTCTACCTCAAGAGCCTGCAGCCCGCCGTCGACAAGGCCGTCGCCCAGACGCCCGCCAAGAACGTCGTCGACGCCGCCACGCTCACCAAGCTGGAGGTCCACGGCAGTTCCGGCCACGACCACGCCGAGGGCGACGCGGGCCACGACCACAGCCACGACGAGTCCGGCCTGGACCCGCACGTCTGGCTCGACCCGGTCAAGTACGCCGAGATCGCCAAGGGAGTCGGCGCCGCCCTGGAGAAGGCCGACCCCGGCCACGCGGCGGACTACAAGAAGAACACCGACGACCTCGTGGCCAAGCTGGGCGCGCTGGACACCGAGTTCAAGGACGGCCTGAAGAACACGGCCTCCAAGACCTTCATCACCACCCACTCCGCCTTCGGCTACCTCTCCGAGCGCTACGGCCTCGACCAGGAGGGCATCGCCGGCGTCGACCCCGAGTCCGAGCCGACCCCCGCCCGGATGAAGGAACTCCAGGCCCTCGCGAAGAAGGACAATGTGACGACCGTGTTCTTCGAAGCCCTGGCCAGCGACAAGACGGCCAAGACCCTCGCCCGCGACACGGGACTGAAGACCGACGTCCTCGACCCGCTCGAGGGAATCACCGACACGTCCCAGGGCGCTGACTACTTCGCGATCATGCGGTCCAACCTCAAGAACCTGCAGAAGGCGCTCGGCAACAAGTAA
- a CDS encoding metal ABC transporter ATP-binding protein gives MESTAAATAVEQPVISLRGATATLGSRPVLRGIDLTVRRGEVVALLGANGSGKSTAVRAVVGQVPLTSGALSLFGTDFKRFREWARIGYVPQRTTAASGVPATVREVVSAGRLARTRFGLLRAADKAAVTRALALVDMDGYADASVNALSGGQHQRVLIARALAGEPELLIMDEPMAGVDLANQEVLANALRLQVEAGTTVLLVLHELGPLEPLIDRAVVLRDGCVTHDGPPPEALGQHALPGHDHVHPHAAHDAEPIRTGLLS, from the coding sequence ATGGAGTCCACGGCAGCCGCGACAGCGGTGGAGCAGCCCGTCATATCCCTGCGCGGGGCCACGGCCACGCTCGGCTCGCGCCCCGTGCTGCGCGGGATCGACCTCACCGTCCGGCGCGGTGAGGTCGTCGCCCTGCTCGGCGCCAACGGCTCCGGCAAGTCCACGGCCGTCCGCGCCGTCGTCGGCCAGGTCCCGCTGACCTCCGGCGCCCTCTCCCTCTTCGGTACGGACTTCAAGCGCTTCCGGGAGTGGGCGCGCATCGGCTACGTCCCCCAGCGCACCACCGCCGCCAGCGGCGTCCCCGCCACCGTCCGCGAGGTCGTCTCCGCCGGACGCCTGGCCCGCACCCGCTTCGGGCTGCTGCGCGCGGCCGACAAGGCGGCCGTGACGCGCGCCCTCGCCCTCGTCGACATGGACGGCTACGCCGACGCCTCGGTGAACGCCCTCTCCGGCGGCCAGCACCAGCGCGTACTCATAGCCCGCGCGCTCGCCGGGGAACCCGAGCTGCTGATCATGGACGAGCCGATGGCGGGCGTCGACCTCGCCAACCAGGAAGTCCTCGCCAACGCGCTGCGCCTCCAGGTGGAGGCCGGCACCACCGTGCTGCTCGTCCTGCACGAGCTGGGCCCGCTGGAGCCCCTCATAGACCGGGCGGTCGTCCTGCGCGACGGATGCGTCACGCACGACGGACCGCCCCCCGAGGCCCTGGGCCAGCACGCCCTGCCCGGCCACGACCACGTACACCCCCACGCGGCCCACGACGCCGAACCGATCCGGACGGGACTGCTGAGCTGA
- a CDS encoding metal ABC transporter permease, producing MDILDYAFMQRALIAAALVGITAPAIGTYLVQRRQAVMGDGLGHVAMTGVALGFLLQTSPVWMATLVAVVGAVVMELIRSRGRTSGDVALAMLFYGGLAGGVMIINMAPGGSTAKLLAPMFGSIAAIAPEDVTAMAILSVLVLAVTIGLRRQLFAVCQDEEFARVSGLPVRLLNLTIAVTAAVTVTVAMRIVGLLLVSAMMVIPVAAAQRITRGFAATLGLAMAFSLTISLSGTAATYYIDVPSGAMIVLLAIALFLVLSLVATPLAKRRARAARIPEQVCTQDDVKVQ from the coding sequence ATGGACATCCTCGACTACGCCTTCATGCAGCGGGCGCTGATCGCGGCCGCGCTCGTCGGCATCACCGCCCCCGCCATCGGCACCTACCTCGTCCAGCGCCGCCAGGCGGTCATGGGAGACGGCCTCGGGCACGTCGCCATGACCGGTGTCGCGCTCGGCTTCCTGCTCCAGACCAGCCCCGTCTGGATGGCCACGCTGGTCGCCGTCGTCGGCGCCGTCGTGATGGAGCTGATCCGCTCGCGCGGCAGGACCAGCGGCGACGTCGCGCTCGCGATGCTCTTCTACGGCGGCCTGGCCGGCGGTGTGATGATCATCAACATGGCGCCGGGCGGCTCCACCGCCAAGCTGCTGGCCCCGATGTTCGGCTCGATCGCCGCGATCGCGCCCGAGGACGTCACCGCCATGGCGATCCTGTCCGTCCTCGTCCTCGCCGTCACCATCGGCCTGCGCCGCCAGCTCTTCGCCGTCTGCCAGGACGAGGAGTTCGCGCGGGTCTCCGGCCTGCCGGTGCGCCTCCTGAACCTGACGATCGCGGTCACCGCCGCGGTCACCGTCACCGTCGCCATGCGCATCGTCGGCCTGCTGCTGGTCAGCGCCATGATGGTGATCCCGGTCGCGGCCGCCCAGCGGATCACCCGCGGCTTCGCCGCCACCCTGGGCCTGGCCATGGCCTTCAGCCTCACCATCTCGCTGTCCGGCACGGCGGCGACGTACTACATCGACGTCCCCTCGGGCGCGATGATCGTGCTCCTCGCCATCGCCCTCTTCCTGGTGCTGTCGCTGGTCGCCACCCCGCTCGCCAAACGGCGGGCCCGGGCCGCGCGCATCCCCGAACAGGTCTGCACCCAGGACGACGTGAAGGTCCAGTAG
- a CDS encoding Fur family transcriptional regulator, producing MNTAPVRGRSTRQRAAVAAALDEVDEFRSAQELHDMLKHRGDSVGLTTVYRTLQSLADAGEVDVLRTSDGESVYRRCSTGEHHHHLVCRKCGKAVEVEGPAVEKWADAIAAEHGYVNVAHTVEIFGTCADCAAAG from the coding sequence ATGAATACCGCGCCAGTACGAGGGCGCTCGACCCGGCAGCGCGCAGCCGTCGCGGCGGCGCTGGACGAGGTGGACGAGTTCCGCAGCGCCCAGGAACTGCACGACATGCTCAAGCACCGCGGCGACTCCGTGGGCCTGACCACCGTCTACCGCACCCTGCAGTCCCTCGCCGACGCGGGCGAGGTCGACGTCCTGCGCACCAGCGACGGCGAATCCGTCTACCGGCGCTGCTCCACCGGCGAGCACCACCACCACCTGGTCTGCCGCAAGTGCGGCAAGGCCGTCGAGGTGGAGGGCCCGGCGGTGGAGAAGTGGGCCGATGCGATCGCGGCCGAGCACGGCTACGTCAACGTCGCCCACACCGTGGAGATCTTCGGCACCTGCGCGGACTGCGCCGCGGCGGGCTGA